TGAGCGGCGTGCTGATATGCACCAAGCCTTTCTCAAGCTGGGCTGCGCGCTCATCCTGTTCAACCACCTGCAGAAGTTCTGTTAGGCGTTCTAAGTTACGGTTAAATGCTTTTAAAGTTAAGGCCAAGGTTTATCAAGATGCGGAACTTATTGGGTGGATGACATTGCGATTGCAGAGAAAAACGGCTATAAGTACAGGTAATCGTATTTCCAAGCTGGCAAGCAGCAACCGTGCAACTCTGCATCGATTTAGTCGGCACCGAACCCAGTGACCCGCCGGCACTCGCCCAAGACT
This genomic stretch from Cyanobacteria bacterium QS_8_64_29 harbors:
- a CDS encoding IS5/IS1182 family transposase, with product ERRADMHQAFLKLGCALILFNHLQKFC